Proteins found in one Sphingobium sp. V4 genomic segment:
- the otsA gene encoding alpha,alpha-trehalose-phosphate synthase (UDP-forming): MSRLIVISNRVSRPSKTGNQGGLAVALSQALRESRGIWVGWSGEITDNFTGHIGFAEDEGVKTATIDLEEQDVDEYYNGYANKTLWPLFHFRIDLAEYARDFEGGYNRVNQRFADTAMPLIEPEDIIWVHDYHMIPLGQMLRDRGLNNRMGFFLHIPWPPTRLLVSLPHHTKLVSTLFAYDVIGFHTEEWLESFRHYVEKEMGGTVDGDFVTVGDRTIQAVACPIGINAREFAEAAVSEDAGDMVELLRASLQDRAMIVGVDRLDYSKGLEERFNGYARFLKDHPEHHRKVLLTQIAPPSRGEVESYQQIRATLDSLAGRLNGEYSDVDWTPIRYVNQGYPRDKLAGIYRAAKIGLVTPLRDGMNLVAKEYVAAQNPDDPGVLILSRFAGAAMQLKDALLINPYSPEEMSDAINRALAMPLDERKRRWRAMMDSVEGQDISWWRQCFTGRLMAVERPAMRAEAEVEAG; encoded by the coding sequence ATGAGCCGCCTGATCGTCATTTCCAACCGGGTCAGCCGCCCCAGCAAGACCGGCAACCAGGGTGGCCTGGCCGTCGCCCTGTCGCAGGCGCTACGCGAGAGCCGCGGCATCTGGGTCGGCTGGTCGGGGGAGATCACGGACAATTTTACCGGCCATATCGGCTTCGCCGAGGATGAAGGGGTCAAGACCGCGACGATCGACCTGGAAGAACAGGATGTTGACGAATATTATAACGGCTACGCCAACAAGACACTCTGGCCGCTGTTCCATTTCCGCATCGACCTGGCCGAATATGCGCGCGATTTCGAGGGGGGCTATAATCGCGTCAACCAGCGGTTCGCCGACACGGCGATGCCGCTGATCGAGCCGGAAGACATCATCTGGGTGCATGATTATCACATGATCCCGCTGGGCCAGATGCTGCGCGACCGTGGACTGAACAACCGGATGGGCTTTTTCCTTCACATTCCATGGCCGCCCACCCGCCTGCTGGTGTCGTTGCCCCATCATACCAAGCTGGTCAGCACGCTGTTCGCCTATGACGTGATCGGCTTCCATACCGAGGAATGGCTCGAATCCTTCCGCCACTATGTCGAAAAGGAGATGGGCGGGACGGTGGATGGCGATTTTGTCACGGTCGGTGACCGGACGATCCAGGCCGTCGCCTGCCCGATCGGTATCAACGCCAGGGAATTTGCAGAAGCGGCGGTAAGCGAGGATGCGGGCGACATGGTCGAACTGCTCCGCGCCTCGCTTCAGGACCGGGCGATGATCGTGGGCGTCGACCGGCTCGACTATAGCAAGGGGCTGGAGGAGAGGTTCAACGGCTATGCCCGTTTCCTAAAGGACCATCCCGAACATCACCGCAAGGTGCTGCTGACCCAGATCGCCCCCCCTTCGCGCGGGGAAGTTGAGAGCTATCAACAGATCCGCGCGACACTCGATTCGCTCGCGGGAAGGCTCAATGGCGAGTATAGCGATGTGGACTGGACCCCTATCCGCTATGTCAACCAGGGCTATCCCCGCGACAAGCTGGCCGGTATCTACCGAGCTGCGAAGATCGGCCTGGTGACGCCGCTGCGCGACGGGATGAACCTGGTCGCCAAGGAATATGTGGCGGCGCAAAACCCCGACGATCCCGGCGTGCTGATCCTGTCGCGGTTCGCTGGGGCGGCGATGCAGCTGAAGGACGCGCTGCTGATCAACCCATATAGCCCGGAAGAAATGTCCGACGCGATCAATCGCGCGCTGGCGATGCCGCTGGACGAACGCAAGCGGCGCTGGCGTGCGATGATGGACAGCGTCGAAGGGCAGGACATCAGCTGGTGGCGACAATGCTTTACCGGCCGGCTGATGGCGGTGGAGCGCCCCGCCATGCGGGCAGAGGCCGAAGTCGAGGCGGGTTGA
- a CDS encoding polysaccharide biosynthesis tyrosine autokinase: protein MVATRIDPVDSPEVEGIGARLASAARTYWTVLRRHRVILFVTMALCLLAALLYILLSTPDYRATASVEVEDVPAGAAGAGAARSMTDDTETVMQTELEVLRSRALAEEVVRDLALVGTPTFFEGMGVSRPKEGSAGLSQRQVEQERVVALLRRNLEVELPGKSRIIRISFVSADPVLSARVANSYADSLIRSDLKRGFESGVQARRFLLGELDGARRDLSRAERELAIYAARTGGAPVEPDKGAQEAGKPRSPEPKFAPSEGSIETRLAQLNGYRAQAVSERIAAQKRWESARRASVETLPEVLNNGAMQQLMAERAQARAALVEERQFRKDAHPEMREARARLAALDDQATEMANRIRASLKEQYDVAVHGEKQIATEIAGLERDAQAARGRDVQLSIYERSVDTYRMLHDSLLQRYRDMASQAGFQAGRIQPLDRAAVPAHPFSPKIGETLLLAALGGLALGLLLVAARHIFDDAVTSADTLAERVGLPLLGAVPVTGDNPQPPEIFTPIARSLLLASAGGLPRSILVTSAQEGEGKSLTLNALARALAGLGKTVLVIDGDMRRPVQHALFRVAPGKGISEVLTGQARAADAIIPTGVERLALLPCGAVPPNPAELLATPALDDLLAAVRDDYDTILIDAPPILGLGDTPLLGARVQASLMVVEWGRNHHGGLRVSVDRLRRAGGVIIGAILTKQQGRAFEYDYHRGG from the coding sequence ATGGTCGCGACCCGGATCGATCCTGTGGACAGCCCGGAAGTGGAAGGCATTGGCGCCCGGTTGGCGAGCGCCGCGCGCACCTACTGGACGGTGCTGCGTCGGCACCGCGTGATCCTGTTCGTCACCATGGCGCTGTGCCTGCTGGCGGCGTTGCTCTACATCCTGCTGTCGACGCCGGACTATCGCGCCACGGCTTCGGTCGAAGTGGAGGACGTGCCCGCCGGCGCCGCCGGCGCGGGCGCGGCGCGATCGATGACCGACGACACGGAAACGGTCATGCAGACCGAATTGGAAGTGCTGCGCAGCCGCGCGCTGGCCGAAGAGGTGGTGCGCGACCTGGCACTGGTCGGCACGCCGACCTTTTTCGAGGGGATGGGCGTCAGCCGGCCCAAGGAAGGTTCGGCCGGCCTCAGCCAGCGGCAGGTCGAGCAGGAGCGGGTCGTTGCCCTGCTGCGCCGGAATCTGGAGGTGGAACTGCCCGGCAAGTCGCGGATCATCCGGATCAGCTTCGTCAGCGCCGACCCGGTGCTGTCGGCGCGGGTCGCCAACAGCTATGCCGACAGCCTGATCCGGTCGGACCTCAAACGTGGCTTCGAATCGGGCGTGCAGGCGCGGCGCTTCCTGCTGGGTGAACTGGACGGCGCTCGGCGCGACCTTTCGCGCGCGGAGCGAGAATTGGCCATTTATGCCGCCCGGACCGGAGGAGCGCCTGTCGAGCCGGATAAGGGCGCGCAGGAAGCGGGCAAGCCCCGGTCGCCCGAACCGAAGTTCGCGCCATCGGAAGGGTCGATCGAGACCCGGCTGGCGCAGCTCAACGGCTATCGCGCGCAGGCGGTGTCGGAACGGATCGCCGCGCAGAAGCGCTGGGAAAGCGCGAGACGCGCCAGTGTCGAGACGCTGCCGGAGGTGCTCAACAACGGCGCCATGCAGCAATTGATGGCGGAGCGGGCGCAAGCGCGCGCCGCGCTGGTCGAGGAACGGCAATTTCGCAAGGACGCGCACCCGGAAATGCGCGAGGCGCGCGCCAGGCTCGCGGCTTTGGACGATCAGGCGACGGAAATGGCGAACCGCATCCGTGCATCGCTCAAGGAGCAATATGACGTCGCCGTCCATGGCGAGAAGCAGATCGCGACCGAGATCGCGGGGCTGGAGCGCGATGCCCAGGCCGCGCGCGGACGCGATGTGCAACTCAGCATCTATGAAAGGTCGGTCGACACCTATCGGATGCTGCATGACAGCCTGTTGCAACGCTATCGCGACATGGCGTCGCAGGCGGGCTTCCAGGCCGGCCGTATTCAGCCGCTGGACCGGGCGGCCGTGCCGGCGCACCCTTTCTCGCCCAAGATCGGCGAAACGCTGCTTCTTGCTGCGCTCGGCGGGCTGGCGCTGGGGCTGTTGCTGGTGGCGGCGCGGCATATATTCGACGATGCGGTGACGTCCGCGGACACGCTGGCCGAACGGGTGGGCCTGCCGCTGCTGGGTGCGGTGCCTGTGACGGGGGATAATCCGCAGCCGCCCGAAATCTTCACGCCCATCGCGCGTTCGCTGTTGCTGGCGTCCGCAGGCGGCTTGCCGCGCTCCATCCTCGTCACCAGTGCGCAGGAAGGGGAAGGCAAGTCCTTGACGCTCAATGCCTTGGCGCGTGCGCTGGCGGGTCTCGGCAAGACCGTGCTGGTCATCGATGGCGACATGCGCCGGCCGGTGCAGCACGCGCTCTTCCGCGTCGCGCCCGGCAAGGGCATCAGCGAAGTGCTGACAGGGCAGGCGAGGGCGGCCGACGCGATCATCCCGACCGGCGTCGAGCGCCTGGCGCTGCTGCCGTGCGGCGCGGTGCCGCCCAATCCGGCCGAACTGCTGGCCACGCCGGCGCTCGACGATCTGCTGGCGGCGGTGCGAGACGATTATGACACGATCCTGATCGACGCGCCGCCGATCCTAGGGCTGGGCGATACGCCCCTTCTGGGCGCGCGCGTGCAGGCGAGCTTGATGGTCGTAGAATGGGGCCGCAACCATCATGGCGGTCTCCGCGTCTCGGTCGATCGGTTGCGCCGCGCGGGAGGCGTCATCATCGGCGCCATCCTGACCAAGCAGCAGGGACGCGCCTTTGAATATGACTATCATCGGGGCGGTTAG
- a CDS encoding polysaccharide biosynthesis/export family protein, producing MAALLLPGLTGCATVEDAPAGEAAYAIVPPPPAVGMDYRLSPEDVLRIQVYHEPGLSLEDAQVTAAGMVRMPLIGDVPVAGLTAGEAADVIAGRLGERYLVSPQVTLFVKKAVGRRITLDGEVREPGLYPIEGRLTLSQAVALAKGPTRLASLGQVVVVRRMDGERRAAMFDLAAIRKGEAPDPEILPGDQLIVGLSRAKAILGGALIAVPAIAAGFIALDGDR from the coding sequence ATGGCCGCCCTGCTCTTGCCGGGTCTGACGGGCTGCGCGACCGTGGAGGATGCGCCTGCGGGGGAGGCGGCCTATGCTATCGTGCCGCCGCCGCCGGCCGTGGGCATGGATTATCGCCTGTCGCCCGAGGACGTGCTGCGCATCCAGGTCTATCATGAGCCGGGCCTGTCGCTGGAGGATGCACAGGTGACGGCTGCTGGCATGGTCCGTATGCCGCTGATCGGCGACGTGCCGGTCGCGGGCCTGACCGCCGGTGAGGCCGCCGACGTCATCGCCGGGCGGTTGGGTGAGCGCTATCTGGTGTCGCCCCAGGTGACCTTGTTCGTGAAGAAGGCGGTGGGTCGTCGCATTACGCTGGACGGTGAGGTGCGGGAACCCGGCCTCTATCCGATCGAGGGACGATTGACCCTGTCCCAGGCAGTAGCATTGGCCAAGGGACCGACCCGGCTGGCGAGCCTCGGTCAGGTCGTGGTCGTGCGCCGCATGGATGGGGAGCGGCGGGCCGCGATGTTCGATCTTGCCGCCATCCGAAAGGGCGAAGCGCCCGATCCCGAAATTCTGCCCGGCGACCAGTTGATCGTCGGCCTGTCGCGCGCCAAGGCGATATTGGGCGGCGCGCTGATCGCGGTTCCGGCCATCGCTGCGGGCTTCATCGCGCTGGATGGAGATCGTTGA
- the wecC gene encoding UDP-N-acetyl-D-mannosamine dehydrogenase: MPVDTKQKVSVIGLGYIGLPTAALIARGGCQVVGVDVSAHVVETVNSGRVHIEEVDLDGLVQGVVARGHLRASLDVEQSDVFIIAVPTPVAEDRAPDISYVLKAARTIAPVLKPGDTVILESTSPVGTTEALRDVIGSLRADLRMPGQGAQGDIAIAYCPERVLPGRILVELIDNDRCIGGITPRCARKALGFYRQFVRGACITTTARAAEMVKLVENSFRDVNIAFANELSVIAENMDIDVWEVIRLANRHPRVNILNPGPGVGGHCIAVDPWFIVHGDPENARIIRTAREVNDGKTDHVVARASDMIDDFAGEDVACLGLAFKANIDDFRESPAVKVAARLARRYGRRIKLVEPYAQSLPMEFAGTGAELIDLDTALEQCGVFVILVDHDMFKSVPVDERAGKAVYDTRGIWPDQPRRPDQPHRIAPAPDRIAV, from the coding sequence ATGCCCGTCGACACCAAGCAGAAGGTTTCCGTCATCGGCCTTGGCTATATCGGCCTGCCGACCGCCGCTCTGATCGCGCGCGGGGGATGCCAGGTAGTGGGCGTGGACGTGTCGGCCCATGTGGTCGAAACAGTCAATTCGGGCCGAGTCCATATCGAGGAAGTCGATCTTGACGGCCTGGTTCAGGGCGTGGTCGCGCGGGGCCATCTGCGCGCCAGCCTGGACGTCGAGCAAAGCGACGTCTTCATCATTGCTGTCCCGACCCCGGTGGCGGAAGATCGCGCGCCGGACATCTCCTATGTCCTGAAGGCGGCACGGACCATCGCGCCGGTGCTGAAGCCCGGGGACACGGTGATCCTGGAATCCACGTCTCCGGTCGGCACGACCGAGGCGCTGCGCGACGTGATCGGCTCGCTGCGCGCCGACCTCAGAATGCCCGGGCAGGGCGCCCAGGGCGACATCGCCATCGCCTATTGCCCGGAGCGGGTTCTGCCGGGCCGCATCCTGGTCGAACTGATCGACAATGACCGCTGTATCGGCGGGATCACGCCGCGTTGCGCGCGCAAGGCGCTGGGCTTCTACCGCCAGTTCGTGCGCGGCGCCTGCATCACCACCACGGCCCGCGCAGCGGAAATGGTGAAGCTGGTCGAAAACAGCTTCCGCGACGTCAACATCGCCTTCGCCAACGAATTGTCGGTGATCGCGGAGAATATGGATATCGACGTGTGGGAGGTGATCCGCCTCGCCAACCGGCATCCGCGCGTCAACATCCTCAATCCCGGCCCCGGTGTCGGTGGCCACTGCATCGCCGTCGATCCCTGGTTCATCGTCCATGGCGATCCCGAAAATGCCCGAATCATCCGCACAGCGCGCGAGGTGAATGATGGCAAGACGGATCATGTGGTCGCCAGAGCGTCGGACATGATCGATGACTTCGCGGGCGAGGACGTCGCCTGCCTCGGTCTTGCCTTCAAGGCGAATATCGACGATTTCCGCGAAAGTCCGGCGGTGAAGGTCGCCGCGCGCCTCGCCCGTCGCTATGGGCGCCGCATCAAGCTGGTCGAACCCTATGCGCAGTCGCTGCCCATGGAGTTTGCCGGGACGGGGGCCGAACTGATCGATCTCGATACGGCTCTGGAACAATGTGGCGTGTTCGTCATTCTGGTCGATCATGACATGTTCAAATCGGTCCCGGTGGACGAGCGCGCCGGCAAGGCGGTCTATGACACGCGGGGCATCTGGCCCGATCAGCCCCGTCGGCCCGACCAGCCTCACCGGATCGCGCCCGCACCGGACCGCATCGCCGTCTGA
- the wecB gene encoding UDP-N-acetylglucosamine 2-epimerase (non-hydrolyzing) yields the protein MKIAIVFGTRPEAIKMFPVVHALRARQGVQTRVIVTAQHRNLLDQVLEIAGITPDIDLDVMLPNQTLDGLTARLIVELGKAFDAERPDRVVVHGDTLTTMVASLAAYYRKIPVAHVEAGLRSGDIHHPWPEEVNRRVVACIADMNFAPTQAAADALRAENRDPASIHITGNTVIDALLATRARVLAEPSLASGLDDLAARFAGKRIVAVTSHRRENFGGGMEAIARSIADIAARPDVAVIFPVHPNPNVRPVMDAVLGGLPNVAMIEPLDYPHFVRLLDLCHLVLTDSGGVQEEAPSLGKPVLVMRETTERPEGVEAGTAKLVGADRERIVRAVLALLDDEDAYQAMARAHNPFGDGKAAERIAAVMAMVKPAVRAA from the coding sequence GTGAAGATTGCCATTGTGTTCGGGACGAGGCCCGAAGCGATCAAGATGTTTCCGGTGGTCCATGCGCTGCGGGCCAGGCAGGGCGTGCAAACCCGCGTCATCGTCACTGCGCAGCATCGCAACCTACTGGATCAGGTGCTGGAGATAGCGGGCATAACGCCTGACATCGATCTGGACGTGATGCTCCCCAACCAGACCCTGGACGGGCTGACGGCCCGGTTGATCGTCGAACTGGGCAAGGCTTTCGATGCCGAGAGACCCGACCGGGTGGTCGTTCATGGCGATACGCTCACGACCATGGTGGCCAGTCTTGCCGCCTATTATCGCAAGATTCCGGTTGCCCATGTCGAGGCAGGGCTGCGCAGCGGCGACATCCATCACCCTTGGCCGGAGGAGGTGAATCGCCGCGTGGTCGCCTGCATCGCCGATATGAACTTCGCGCCGACTCAGGCGGCCGCGGATGCGCTGCGAGCCGAAAATCGCGACCCTGCGAGTATCCACATCACCGGTAACACCGTGATCGACGCGCTGCTGGCGACTCGCGCGCGGGTACTGGCGGAGCCGTCCCTGGCGAGCGGACTGGACGATCTTGCTGCGCGCTTCGCGGGTAAACGGATCGTCGCCGTCACCAGCCACCGGCGCGAGAATTTCGGTGGCGGGATGGAAGCGATCGCCCGCTCGATCGCGGACATCGCCGCGCGGCCCGACGTGGCCGTGATCTTCCCCGTCCATCCCAACCCCAATGTCCGCCCGGTGATGGACGCCGTGCTCGGCGGCCTTCCCAATGTCGCGATGATCGAGCCGCTCGACTATCCGCATTTCGTCCGGCTGCTCGACCTCTGCCATCTCGTATTGACCGACAGCGGCGGCGTGCAGGAGGAAGCGCCCTCGCTCGGCAAGCCGGTGCTGGTGATGCGCGAGACGACCGAGCGCCCCGAAGGCGTCGAAGCGGGCACAGCCAAGCTGGTCGGGGCAGACCGGGAGCGCATCGTGCGCGCGGTGTTGGCCTTGCTCGATGACGAAGACGCCTATCAGGCGATGGCGCGCGCGCACAACCCCTTCGGCGATGGGAAGGCGGCGGAACGGATTGCGGCGGTGATGGCCATGGTGAAACCCGCGGTACGCGCCGCCTGA
- a CDS encoding UDP-glucose/GDP-mannose dehydrogenase family protein → MKITMIGTGYVGLVSGACFADFGHDVVCVDKDAGKIAAIESGRMPIFEPGLDQLVGGNAAAGRLTFTTDLAAGVKGADAIFIAVGTPSRRGDGHADLSYVYAAAREIVEALDGPAVIVTKSTVPVGTGDEVERIARDLRPDLDIQVVSNPEFLREGAAIGDFKRPDRVVVGTTGSERAIAVMSQIYRPLNLNQAPLMFTGRRTAELIKYAANAFLATKITFINEMADLCEAVGAEVQDVSRGIGLDNRIGSKFLHAGPGYGGSCFPKDTLALVKTGQDHDAPIRIVETVVQVNDLRKRAMGRKIVKALGGDARGKTVALLGLTFKPNTDDMRDAPSIAIVQALEDAGAKIVAYDPEGMEVAAPMMPGVTMAKDAYEAAKGADALVLVTEWDIFRALDLKRLAASMTGNALVDLRNIYPLAEAADAGFSLSRVGSAGH, encoded by the coding sequence ATGAAAATCACCATGATCGGCACAGGTTATGTGGGCCTTGTGTCGGGAGCCTGTTTTGCGGATTTCGGGCATGACGTCGTGTGCGTCGACAAGGATGCGGGCAAGATCGCGGCGATCGAATCCGGGCGGATGCCGATCTTCGAGCCGGGCCTGGACCAGTTGGTCGGCGGCAATGCGGCGGCCGGGCGGCTGACCTTCACCACCGATCTGGCAGCAGGGGTCAAGGGCGCGGACGCGATCTTCATCGCGGTCGGCACGCCCTCGCGCCGAGGCGACGGCCATGCGGACCTGAGCTATGTCTATGCTGCGGCGCGGGAGATCGTCGAGGCGCTGGACGGGCCGGCGGTGATCGTCACCAAGTCGACCGTGCCCGTGGGCACCGGCGACGAAGTCGAGCGGATCGCACGCGACCTGCGCCCGGACCTCGACATCCAGGTCGTCTCCAACCCCGAATTCCTGCGCGAAGGCGCCGCCATCGGCGACTTCAAGCGGCCCGACCGCGTCGTCGTGGGCACCACCGGATCGGAGCGCGCCATCGCGGTCATGAGCCAGATCTACCGGCCGCTCAACCTCAACCAGGCACCGCTCATGTTCACCGGCCGTCGCACCGCCGAACTGATCAAATATGCCGCCAACGCCTTCCTGGCGACCAAGATCACCTTCATCAACGAGATGGCGGACCTGTGCGAGGCGGTCGGCGCCGAGGTGCAGGACGTGTCGCGCGGCATCGGCCTCGACAACCGCATCGGTTCCAAGTTCCTGCACGCAGGGCCGGGCTATGGCGGCTCCTGCTTCCCCAAGGACACGCTGGCGCTGGTCAAGACCGGTCAGGACCATGACGCGCCGATCCGCATCGTCGAGACGGTCGTGCAGGTCAACGACCTGCGCAAGCGGGCGATGGGCCGCAAGATCGTCAAGGCGCTGGGCGGCGATGCGCGCGGCAAGACGGTCGCGCTGCTCGGCCTCACCTTCAAGCCCAATACCGACGACATGCGCGACGCCCCCAGCATCGCCATCGTCCAGGCGCTCGAGGATGCCGGCGCGAAGATCGTCGCCTATGATCCCGAAGGCATGGAGGTCGCCGCCCCGATGATGCCCGGCGTCACGATGGCAAAGGACGCCTATGAAGCCGCGAAGGGCGCCGACGCCCTCGTCCTCGTCACCGAATGGGACATCTTCCGCGCCCTCGACCTCAAGCGCCTCGCCGCCTCCATGACCGGCAACGCCCTCGTCGACCTGCGCAACATCTACCCCCTCGCCGAAGCGGCCGATGCAGGCTTCTCCCTGTCCCGCGTCGGTAGCGCGGGGCATTGA
- a CDS encoding ABC transporter permease encodes MNDQPKIATESLFAEPGVPQIRNVNWAGTWALYRKEVRRFMKVQLQTVWAPAITTLMFLIIFIVALGGGGRTVTLRGEAVPFADFIAPGLIIMGMINACFANASFSLMVGKVQGTLVDYLMPPISVGELLFALAASSVTRAVLVGCALWLAMVAWPGVHVTPAHLWAVIWFGLLGTSFIAFLGVLTSIWAEKFDHGAAITNFVIGPLALLSGTFYSIDRLPPFFQGISHANPFFYIISGFRYGFVAAADTNVVTGSLVLLALNLIFGGLCYGLLRRGWKIKA; translated from the coding sequence ATGAACGACCAGCCCAAAATTGCCACCGAATCGTTGTTTGCCGAACCGGGGGTGCCGCAGATACGGAACGTGAACTGGGCTGGCACCTGGGCGCTCTATCGCAAGGAAGTGCGCCGTTTCATGAAGGTGCAACTCCAGACGGTATGGGCGCCGGCGATCACCACGCTCATGTTCCTCATCATCTTCATCGTCGCGCTGGGCGGCGGCGGTCGTACCGTGACGCTACGCGGGGAGGCGGTCCCCTTTGCCGACTTCATCGCGCCCGGCCTCATCATCATGGGCATGATCAACGCCTGTTTCGCGAATGCCAGCTTCTCGCTGATGGTGGGGAAGGTGCAGGGGACTCTGGTCGACTATCTGATGCCACCTATTTCGGTTGGTGAACTGCTGTTCGCGCTCGCGGCCTCCTCGGTGACGCGCGCGGTGCTGGTGGGCTGTGCCCTTTGGCTGGCGATGGTGGCCTGGCCCGGCGTCCATGTGACGCCGGCGCATCTCTGGGCGGTGATCTGGTTCGGCCTGCTCGGTACCAGCTTCATCGCCTTTCTTGGTGTGCTGACGTCAATCTGGGCGGAAAAGTTCGATCATGGCGCGGCGATCACCAATTTCGTGATCGGTCCGCTCGCGCTGCTGTCGGGCACTTTTTATTCGATCGACCGGCTGCCACCTTTTTTTCAGGGGATCAGCCATGCCAACCCCTTCTTCTACATCATCTCGGGATTCCGCTACGGTTTCGTCGCGGCGGCGGATACCAATGTGGTGACGGGCAGCCTCGTGCTGCTGGCGCTCAACCTGATCTTCGGTGGTCTCTGCTATGGCCTTTTGCGCCGGGGCTGGAAGATCAAGGCCTGA
- a CDS encoding GcrA family cell cycle regulator, with protein MSWTDERIDQLKAMWERGLTASQIADELGGVSRNAVIGKAHRLGLQSRPSPVKANEAPKKAAPPRKPAPAPEVEAPRAAAAPIAPPPAPPRQPAPVAPAAPAAPAVAAASADAPPPPPQPRIVSVGPGGFLRQGPGDQQAPIPPAPPRRLVPAKPSPEIADKTSLLDLTERICKWPMGHPGEPDFHFCGEQVNPGFPYCVEHCGRAYQAQLPRGTRRPPPPMPFGGPRVR; from the coding sequence TTGTCCTGGACCGACGAGCGTATCGACCAGCTCAAGGCGATGTGGGAACGTGGCCTGACCGCCAGCCAGATTGCGGACGAACTGGGCGGCGTCAGCCGCAATGCGGTGATCGGCAAGGCGCATCGCCTGGGCCTGCAATCCCGCCCCTCGCCGGTAAAGGCGAACGAGGCGCCCAAGAAGGCCGCCCCGCCGCGCAAGCCCGCCCCTGCACCCGAAGTGGAGGCGCCGCGCGCAGCCGCCGCACCGATCGCACCGCCACCGGCCCCGCCGCGCCAGCCAGCGCCGGTCGCGCCCGCCGCTCCGGCTGCGCCCGCAGTTGCCGCCGCGTCCGCGGATGCGCCGCCCCCTCCACCGCAGCCGCGCATCGTCTCGGTCGGCCCCGGCGGCTTCCTGCGCCAGGGTCCGGGCGACCAGCAGGCACCGATCCCGCCCGCGCCTCCGCGCCGTCTCGTACCGGCCAAGCCCAGCCCGGAAATCGCCGACAAGACCAGCCTGCTCGACCTGACCGAGCGTATCTGCAAGTGGCCGATGGGGCATCCGGGCGAACCCGACTTCCATTTCTGCGGTGAGCAGGTGAACCCCGGCTTCCCCTATTGCGTCGAGCATTGCGGGCGCGCCTATCAGGCGCAGTTGCCACGCGGCACGCGCCGCCCACCGCCGCCGATGCCGTTTGGCGGCCCGCGCGTTCGCTAA
- a CDS encoding outer membrane beta-barrel protein: MKLIAIAPLGATLAFVLATPALAQDSGGGVDWTGPYVGGSFGYNWQKRDGGEHLRFDTDADGVYDDAVTTAAGANAFSPGTCGGAARGATPGAGCNSDKDAIGWMGHVGYDMQFGSLVAGVVAEAGQAYVDDKVSEFSTTPAFYTMRRKIDWNANLRARLGYTTPGGIMPYITGGLAYAKVKNNFNTSNGVNSFTEESRSEDGWGWTMGGGVEAKVSSNFSIGARYLWTRYNVGDYRVDVGAGSAPATNPFRITPSGGASINRGDKFDTQSVMVTTSFRF; the protein is encoded by the coding sequence ATGAAGTTGATCGCGATCGCGCCGCTTGGCGCCACCCTGGCGTTTGTTCTGGCGACGCCGGCCCTTGCGCAGGACAGCGGCGGCGGGGTCGATTGGACCGGGCCCTATGTCGGCGGTTCGTTCGGCTATAATTGGCAGAAGCGGGATGGCGGCGAGCATCTGCGTTTCGATACCGATGCCGACGGCGTCTATGACGATGCCGTGACCACCGCTGCCGGCGCCAATGCCTTTTCGCCGGGCACCTGCGGCGGCGCGGCGCGCGGGGCGACTCCGGGCGCCGGCTGCAACAGCGACAAGGACGCGATCGGCTGGATGGGGCATGTCGGCTATGACATGCAGTTCGGCAGCCTGGTGGCTGGCGTCGTCGCCGAAGCCGGCCAAGCCTATGTCGACGACAAGGTCAGCGAATTTTCGACGACCCCGGCATTCTACACCATGCGGCGCAAGATCGACTGGAATGCCAATCTGCGCGCGCGGCTGGGCTATACGACGCCTGGCGGCATAATGCCTTACATCACCGGAGGCTTGGCCTACGCCAAGGTGAAAAATAATTTCAACACCAGTAACGGCGTCAACAGCTTCACGGAGGAAAGCCGGAGCGAGGATGGTTGGGGCTGGACCATGGGCGGCGGTGTCGAGGCCAAGGTTTCGAGCAATTTCTCGATCGGCGCGCGCTATTTGTGGACCCGTTACAATGTCGGCGACTATCGGGTCGATGTCGGCGCGGGCAGCGCGCCGGCGACCAATCCCTTCCGGATCACCCCGTCGGGCGGCGCCAGCATCAATCGCGGCGACAAGTTCGACACGCAAAGCGTGATGGTGACGACCAGCTTCCGCTTCTGA